DNA from Nymphaea colorata isolate Beijing-Zhang1983 chromosome 4, ASM883128v2, whole genome shotgun sequence:
GGAGCTGAAGGAGGCGTTCGACGTGTTCGATGTGAACGGGGATGGGTTCATCACGGTGGAGGAGCTGGGGTCGGTGCTGAGCTCGATGGGGCTGAAGCGGCGCGCCAGCCGGACGCAGCTGGCCCAGATGATCGGAACCGTCGACGCCGACGGCGACGGCAGGGTGAGCTTGGCTGAGTTCCAGCAGATGATGAAGGCAGGTGCTGCTGGCATCTCGCCCCTCGCTTGAAATCAACGCCTCcgcctttttctctttgtaaaTAGTTTAGTTTAGACGAAGCCACCATTCCACTTTTCCCTACGAGTACAAAGAAAATTTGCTTCTTCGGCTCtaagttgattatttttcttgcaaCATATTTGATGCTTTTATTTCTCGGCAGCAATAGTTTAATTATGCCTAAAAATTCGCATAAAAAGCGCCCAAACATTTTATTTGTTACTTTTATATTGAATGTGTGTgggtattttaatttttagaagGTTTTCTTCATCAAATGCATGACATAAAAGTTAGTTTAAAAAGAGAACAATCAGGACATATTCCTTTATTGGAATCATCTGACAGAAAAAACACTTTATATGAATCTATACAATGATATAGTGTTTTTGCTACCAAACTACCTCTACATATACTTGTAAATTGGTCCCTTTTAATTGGACGTTTGATATATAAAGAAGGGAGACAGTAAAGAATTGTAGGTCAGGTCCAAAAAGCATTGGATATAACTCGATCTAAATAACTATTGATATGAGCTATGCACCTAGCTATGCCGCACAATAGTATAATTTCAATGGCTCAATAGTTTGGAGTACTGATTTTTATATAAGGGAAAGTAAATGAGATGTCAAAGGAGCCAATACTCTCACCTCCCCTCCTTTTGTTTGAAGGTATAAGGCCGCTTCATGACCTTAGTAGAAGAAAGTATACCCCATCAATTGAAGAGTCTTACTCATCATTATTTGCAGTCTAGGTGAATAGTATTCATAGAAATTAATCTGATAACTAAGTTCTCATCCGCACACGAGTTTGACCACTTACTTCATGTCCCTTAAGACAAATTGTGCATGAAAACCAAAGGAAAAGTCCaagagaaactttttttttatgttgtacGGACCAATGGTAGAGCTACGTATATGAGCTAATAGTATAGGCAATTGATCACACTGCATTATGGATTCCAAATTGATAATCATGCTAAAGCGCGCGGCAATTTGTGACGATCATGTTCTAGTAATCAAACACGCTTAATACCTAGTTTTcgtttttggttttccttttaaGCTTAAATTTATGAAAGGGAGATTATCTGGTTAATTTGTATAGTTTCAATTAGTAAGCAAACTATGGATTATTTTGGATAGAGTTATAGGACTTTCCTGTAAGTGAACAtggttttgaaagaaaaatttatcGTGACCACTTTTATTGTTAGAAAGTTTTTGTTTATGAAAACAATATGCAAAGAGCAACTGCACTTTATTTTTCAGAGCGTGAATAGATATATTTATCTAAAGTGAATCTACTTTTCCTCAGTCCCAATTATTTTTAAGAGTTTGAATGGTTAGTAGGTTGTTAACCTCATGCTTACTCGAAAAAATATTATGTgattatggatttttttctttcaatattcattttattttttaccccTTCAACTCAAACCCAATATGTAGTTGTTGACACTTTGTTTTGGTAAATCCTTCCATAATGACGCCAAATTGAccgaaaatatatttttcaatatccaagaaaatgccttttttttttaacgttcaATAAGACCAACAACGGTCGCTTGGACCAGTAAACAACCATGTCGAAGAAGCCAAAGAAGgccaaatcaaaataaaaaggaaaatgttataaagtcaaaaacaaaatatgaaaaacaattcATAAGAATTATCAACTACTCCAAACCGCGTGGGCTCTTGACAACTACA
Protein-coding regions in this window:
- the LOC116253184 gene encoding probable calcium-binding protein CML17; its protein translation is MVGEDEELKEAFDVFDVNGDGFITVEELGSVLSSMGLKRRASRTQLAQMIGTVDADGDGRVSLAEFQQMMKAGAAGISPLA